From the genome of Miscanthus floridulus cultivar M001 unplaced genomic scaffold, ASM1932011v1 os_2558_1_2, whole genome shotgun sequence, one region includes:
- the LOC136535137 gene encoding uncharacterized protein isoform X2: MSLFGATRSSRSTAALGDQQESSLPINETNDSSDQTWTLYFTCEGLPGGQESSTIRITRADLTLSNLLAMKLQLGYRVRDYLYYKRRCGNAATLHEIEEEVNADAMIACNEEERQVRLLLSKEQKIDQNVNITPLKVLGRRPIREENIDEDEESIDAYKEWLHVMHKENRFMDLKDIDRDDTTKTYKEWLRVQGQLNDIMAYVDSNHHTDVVLSSEDSNPTPPVNRPSHARRFIPQGEGTNSKKRKPRGNLKGWTATNKRTREASQKLSIQFSRLGGPVGSNKRIFVDEITLFTRKRAPLIGVRTWRDIHVDVKIAIANDVLAKWDLEDNEANRIKIWTVANDRYKGWRSTFSATYKAYTTYEERMRHRPEELDIVEWHYLVSYFGTEEFQRDQLTGEEPNDMELFMMTHQQNGQWTSEESREVYDNATRKIMELESRPDANVVSDLEQNQIFQSTYKETRKIKSNKMHANGYLARYPTRKELLSEDYQRKLQQEEALIESFGRLQDRLEAQEVEREAERQEHRRQLEQMNKEREADREALRQAMLMLQAAQQQASVQKASTIVEPTENVAAAATIEGTQNVTTTMGEHMMHSQQVT, from the exons ATGTCCCTTTTTGGGGCAACACGTTCATCCAGGTCGACAGCAGCACTTGGTGATCAACAAGAGAGCTCCCTGCCAATCAATGAGACCAATGATAG CTCGGATCAAACATGGACTCTCTATTTCACTTGCGAGGGATTGCCGGGGGGGCAAGAGTCTTCTACTATTAGAATCACTAGGGCTGATCTCACCCTGAGTAACTTGCTTGCAATGAAATTACAATTGGGGTATAGGGTAAGGGACTATTTGTACTACAAGAGGAGATGTGGTAATGCAGCAACATTACACGAAATCGAAGAAGAAGTCAATGCAGATGCTATGATAGCATGTAATGAGGAGGAAAGACAGGTCAGACTATTGCTGTCCAAGGAACAAAAAATAGACCAGAATGTGAacataacacccttgaaagtactTGGAAGGAGACCCATTAGGGAAGAGAatatagatgaagatgaggagtCAATTGATGCTTACAAGGAATGGTTGCACGTCATGCATAAGGAAAACCGATTCATGG ATTTGAAAGATATCGACAGGGATGACACCACCAAAACTTACAAAGAATGGTTAAGGGTGCAAGGACAACTGAATGATATTA TGGCATATGTGGACAGTAATCATCATACAGATGTAGTACTTTCAAGTGAAGATAGCAACCCCACACCGCCAGTAAATAGACCATCTCATGCTCGGCGTTTCATTCCACAGGGAGAGGGAACTA ACTCCAAAAAGAGGAAGCCAAGAGGTAACTTGAAAGGATGGACAGCAACAAACAAGAGAACTAGGGAGGCGTCTCAGAAGCTTAGCATCCAGTTCTCTAGGCTTGGAGGACCTGTAGGTTCAAACAAACGAATATTTGTTGATGAAATAACACTGTTCACGAGGAAAAGAGCACCTCTCATCGGAGTAAGAACATGGAGAGATATCCATGTGGATGTCAAAATTGCAATAGCAAACGATGTGCTG GCTAAGTGGGACCTTGAGGATAACGAGGCGAACAGAATCAAGATATGGACGGTGGCTAATGACCGTTACAAAGGATGGCGATCTACATTTAGTGCTACCTACAAGGCGTACACCACCTATGAAGAGAGAATGAGACATAGGCCAGAAGAATTAGACATTGTTGAGTGGCACTATCTGGTGTCGTATTTTGGCACCGAAGAATTCCAG AGGGACCAACTAACTGGTGAAGAGCCAAATGATATGGAGCTTTTTATGATGACCCACCAACAAAATGGACAATGGACAAGCGAGGAATCTAGGGAAGTCTAT GACAATGCAACCAGGAAGATTATGGAGCTGGAGTCAAGGCCTGACGCAAATGTCGTCTCAGACTTGGAGCAGAACCAGATTTTCCAATCAACCTACAAGGAAACGAGAAAAATCAAATCAAACAAGATGCATGCTAATGGTTACCTTGCAAGGTACCCAACTAGAAAGGAGCTACTATCGGAGGACTACCAGCGCAAACTGCAACAGGAGGAAGCCCTCATTGAATCGTTTGGACGGCTGCAAGATAGACTAGAAGCTCAAGAAGTTGAAAGGGAAGCCGAGAGGCAAGAACATAGGCGTCAGCTTGAACAGATGAACAAGGAAAGGGAGGCTGATAGAGAAGCACTTAGGCAAGCTATGTTAATGTTGCAAGCAGCCCAACAGCAAGCTTCAGTACAAAAG GCTAGCACAATTGTGGAGCCAACTGaaaatgttgctgctgctgcaacaaTTGAGGGGACACAAAATGTAACAACTACAATGGGAGAACACATGATGCATAGTCAGCAG GTTACCTAA
- the LOC136535137 gene encoding uncharacterized protein isoform X1: MSLFGATRSSRSTAALGDQQESSLPINETNDSSDQTWTLYFTCEGLPGGQESSTIRITRADLTLSNLLAMKLQLGYRVRDYLYYKRRCGNAATLHEIEEEVNADAMIACNEEERQVRLLLSKEQKIDQNVNITPLKVLGRRPIREENIDEDEESIDAYKEWLHVMHKENRFMDLKDIDRDDTTKTYKEWLRVQGQLNDIMAYVDSNHHTDVVLSSEDSNPTPPVNRPSHARRFIPQGEGTNSKKRKPRGNLKGWTATNKRTREASQKLSIQFSRLGGPVGSNKRIFVDEITLFTRKRAPLIGVRTWRDIHVDVKIAIANDVLAKWDLEDNEANRIKIWTVANDRYKGWRSTFSATYKAYTTYEERMRHRPEELDIVEWHYLVSYFGTEEFQRISNKNSQNRHNRQIHHVTGSKGFSQLSYEKRDQLTGEEPNDMELFMMTHQQNGQWTSEESREVYDNATRKIMELESRPDANVVSDLEQNQIFQSTYKETRKIKSNKMHANGYLARYPTRKELLSEDYQRKLQQEEALIESFGRLQDRLEAQEVEREAERQEHRRQLEQMNKEREADREALRQAMLMLQAAQQQASVQKASTIVEPTENVAAAATIEGTQNVTTTMGEHMMHSQQVT; this comes from the exons ATGTCCCTTTTTGGGGCAACACGTTCATCCAGGTCGACAGCAGCACTTGGTGATCAACAAGAGAGCTCCCTGCCAATCAATGAGACCAATGATAG CTCGGATCAAACATGGACTCTCTATTTCACTTGCGAGGGATTGCCGGGGGGGCAAGAGTCTTCTACTATTAGAATCACTAGGGCTGATCTCACCCTGAGTAACTTGCTTGCAATGAAATTACAATTGGGGTATAGGGTAAGGGACTATTTGTACTACAAGAGGAGATGTGGTAATGCAGCAACATTACACGAAATCGAAGAAGAAGTCAATGCAGATGCTATGATAGCATGTAATGAGGAGGAAAGACAGGTCAGACTATTGCTGTCCAAGGAACAAAAAATAGACCAGAATGTGAacataacacccttgaaagtactTGGAAGGAGACCCATTAGGGAAGAGAatatagatgaagatgaggagtCAATTGATGCTTACAAGGAATGGTTGCACGTCATGCATAAGGAAAACCGATTCATGG ATTTGAAAGATATCGACAGGGATGACACCACCAAAACTTACAAAGAATGGTTAAGGGTGCAAGGACAACTGAATGATATTA TGGCATATGTGGACAGTAATCATCATACAGATGTAGTACTTTCAAGTGAAGATAGCAACCCCACACCGCCAGTAAATAGACCATCTCATGCTCGGCGTTTCATTCCACAGGGAGAGGGAACTA ACTCCAAAAAGAGGAAGCCAAGAGGTAACTTGAAAGGATGGACAGCAACAAACAAGAGAACTAGGGAGGCGTCTCAGAAGCTTAGCATCCAGTTCTCTAGGCTTGGAGGACCTGTAGGTTCAAACAAACGAATATTTGTTGATGAAATAACACTGTTCACGAGGAAAAGAGCACCTCTCATCGGAGTAAGAACATGGAGAGATATCCATGTGGATGTCAAAATTGCAATAGCAAACGATGTGCTG GCTAAGTGGGACCTTGAGGATAACGAGGCGAACAGAATCAAGATATGGACGGTGGCTAATGACCGTTACAAAGGATGGCGATCTACATTTAGTGCTACCTACAAGGCGTACACCACCTATGAAGAGAGAATGAGACATAGGCCAGAAGAATTAGACATTGTTGAGTGGCACTATCTGGTGTCGTATTTTGGCACCGAAGAATTCCAG AGGATTAGCAATAAGAATTCTCAGAATCGGCACAATCGACAGATACACCATGTTACAGGATCAAAGGGTTTTTCTCAATTGAGCTATGAGAAG AGGGACCAACTAACTGGTGAAGAGCCAAATGATATGGAGCTTTTTATGATGACCCACCAACAAAATGGACAATGGACAAGCGAGGAATCTAGGGAAGTCTAT GACAATGCAACCAGGAAGATTATGGAGCTGGAGTCAAGGCCTGACGCAAATGTCGTCTCAGACTTGGAGCAGAACCAGATTTTCCAATCAACCTACAAGGAAACGAGAAAAATCAAATCAAACAAGATGCATGCTAATGGTTACCTTGCAAGGTACCCAACTAGAAAGGAGCTACTATCGGAGGACTACCAGCGCAAACTGCAACAGGAGGAAGCCCTCATTGAATCGTTTGGACGGCTGCAAGATAGACTAGAAGCTCAAGAAGTTGAAAGGGAAGCCGAGAGGCAAGAACATAGGCGTCAGCTTGAACAGATGAACAAGGAAAGGGAGGCTGATAGAGAAGCACTTAGGCAAGCTATGTTAATGTTGCAAGCAGCCCAACAGCAAGCTTCAGTACAAAAG GCTAGCACAATTGTGGAGCCAACTGaaaatgttgctgctgctgcaacaaTTGAGGGGACACAAAATGTAACAACTACAATGGGAGAACACATGATGCATAGTCAGCAG GTTACCTAA